A part of Olleya sp. Bg11-27 genomic DNA contains:
- a CDS encoding CHAT domain-containing protein codes for MKYNLIILFFLVFGSLLSQELEETIYIATETFNAKRTSETYNAFLKNETYFKSNSKTKDDYFAYLFFLVSKANYLDSKNQQTSAISVYEDALNLYNSQKLSTVFEYDITEYCLKPLGVLYNKIGDYTNAENTIKQYTFLAEKQQNAKHRISGAINLAQLYYTVGKFESSKSIVKKGLEIKGITNVQKQKLIQINTNSQIALKQTTSNKDIPTKSQIDSYDVTSLETKYNIAVNNKNFEEALKYSTKLIDKASKNSAINARNLAKLHVKNAQLNYKLNDFETSLKALKSAIKLLLPNTKQQQLPIKEDLYPENTFIDIFDLLAEMQPNYNTALAYYNLSFYVSDLLTENLTSQDSKLLHLTANRRRSESCINLLFDVYQSTKDSTIAIQAFIYAEKNKSTILKETISKKTLLQLHPNDSLLINEQSLLRKQERLTNSLIKAQYQKDANQINTLSQDLTTASSALKQLKIKIDKVYPKSNTSNISIKKLQYKLDKNKAILAEYFYGNTAIFQFIISAESIDFIKIKKTTDLDNAINDYINYFDNSSAINNNISAFTTDAFQLYQLLHFKNTSAYKNVVIIPDGFLNFIPFESLLSLNTSTTSYSKMPFVAKKQILAYNTSAFLYLNTHPFEYDASVLGVFPVFDNSNSKLTYSINEAESIAKHIDVKFLMYDSATKKDALLQAKNYGILHLSTHASSGTFRVPSNIDFIDEKLFLNELYSVNLSNKLVVLSACETGIGKLQKGEGSMNMARGFQYAGVENLLFSLWKINDLSTSKLMASFYKNYSKTHSVFIANHLSKIDYLNNPEISNIKKSPYYWSAFTYYGDLTPITVSNYSKYIVFTIIGLAIALLLWFIIRRRHNGKHA; via the coding sequence ATGAAATATAACCTTATCATATTATTCTTTTTGGTCTTTGGGAGTTTGCTTTCGCAAGAGCTAGAAGAAACTATTTATATAGCAACCGAAACATTTAATGCAAAAAGGACATCTGAAACGTATAACGCTTTCTTAAAAAACGAAACATATTTCAAATCTAATAGTAAAACAAAAGATGACTATTTTGCGTATCTATTTTTCTTAGTAAGTAAAGCAAATTATCTAGATAGCAAAAATCAACAAACAAGTGCTATTAGTGTTTATGAAGACGCTTTAAACCTTTATAATTCTCAAAAACTCAGTACCGTTTTTGAATATGACATTACTGAATACTGCCTAAAGCCTTTAGGTGTTTTATATAATAAAATTGGTGATTACACTAACGCAGAAAATACGATTAAACAATATACTTTTCTAGCCGAAAAACAACAAAATGCCAAACACAGAATTAGTGGAGCTATTAATTTAGCACAACTATATTACACGGTCGGAAAATTTGAATCTTCAAAATCAATTGTAAAAAAAGGCTTAGAAATTAAAGGTATTACAAATGTGCAGAAACAAAAACTAATTCAAATAAATACCAATAGTCAAATAGCATTAAAACAAACAACCAGCAATAAAGATATCCCTACAAAAAGTCAAATAGACTCTTATGATGTGACTTCATTAGAGACCAAATATAATATTGCTGTAAACAATAAAAATTTTGAAGAAGCCCTAAAATATTCCACAAAACTAATTGATAAAGCTTCGAAGAACAGTGCTATTAACGCTAGAAATCTAGCTAAATTACATGTTAAAAATGCACAACTTAATTATAAATTAAATGATTTTGAAACAAGCCTAAAAGCGTTAAAGAGTGCTATTAAATTATTACTTCCAAACACTAAACAGCAACAACTCCCAATAAAAGAAGACTTATATCCCGAAAATACATTTATAGATATATTTGATTTATTAGCAGAAATGCAACCAAACTACAATACCGCTTTAGCCTATTACAACCTGAGCTTTTACGTCTCTGATTTATTAACTGAAAATCTAACCTCTCAAGACTCTAAACTATTGCACTTAACAGCTAATAGAAGACGAAGCGAATCTTGTATAAACTTACTATTTGACGTCTATCAATCGACAAAAGACTCTACTATTGCAATACAGGCTTTTATCTACGCTGAAAAAAATAAAAGCACTATTTTAAAAGAAACTATTAGTAAAAAAACATTATTACAATTACACCCCAATGATAGTTTATTAATTAACGAACAATCACTATTACGCAAACAAGAACGCTTAACCAATAGTTTGATAAAAGCACAATACCAGAAAGATGCTAATCAAATTAATACACTAAGCCAAGATCTTACAACTGCAAGTTCTGCTTTAAAGCAATTAAAAATTAAAATAGATAAAGTATATCCTAAGTCTAATACTTCCAATATTTCAATCAAAAAACTTCAATACAAACTAGATAAAAACAAGGCTATTCTAGCGGAATACTTTTATGGAAATACAGCTATTTTTCAATTTATAATTTCCGCGGAATCCATTGATTTTATTAAGATTAAAAAGACAACTGATTTAGATAATGCAATAAATGATTATATTAATTACTTCGATAATTCTTCTGCAATAAATAATAACATATCAGCATTTACAACCGATGCTTTTCAACTGTATCAATTATTACATTTTAAAAATACTTCTGCGTATAAAAACGTTGTAATTATACCAGATGGTTTTTTAAATTTTATTCCTTTTGAAAGTCTTTTATCCTTAAATACATCAACAACAAGTTATTCTAAAATGCCCTTTGTAGCTAAAAAGCAGATTTTAGCTTATAATACCAGTGCATTTTTATATTTAAACACACACCCTTTTGAATACGACGCATCTGTTTTAGGTGTTTTCCCGGTATTTGACAACAGTAATTCAAAGTTAACGTACTCCATAAACGAGGCAGAAAGTATTGCAAAACATATTGATGTAAAATTTTTAATGTATGATAGTGCCACTAAAAAAGACGCACTCCTTCAAGCTAAAAACTATGGTATATTACATTTATCCACACATGCTAGTAGCGGAACATTTAGAGTTCCTTCAAACATCGATTTTATAGATGAAAAATTATTTTTAAATGAATTATATAGCGTCAATCTAAGCAACAAACTAGTCGTGTTAAGTGCTTGCGAAACGGGCATTGGAAAACTTCAAAAAGGAGAAGGAAGCATGAATATGGCTAGAGGTTTTCAATATGCTGGTGTAGAAAACTTATTATTTTCACTTTGGAAAATCAATGACTTATCAACCTCAAAATTGATGGCTTCCTTTTACAAAAATTATAGCAAAACACATTCGGTTTTTATTGCTAACCATTTATCAAAAATAGACTACTTAAATAATCCAGAAATCTCAAACATTAAAAAATCACCGTATTATTGGAGTGCTTTCACCTATTATGGCGATTTAACCCCTATAACAGTTTCCAATTATTCAAAATATATTGTTTTTACTATTATTGGATTAGCTATTGCTTTACTTTTATGGTTTATAATACGAAGACGTCACAATGGAAAACACGCTTAA
- a CDS encoding PKD domain-containing protein, with protein MKTIIAIIFTLSITTLSFGQDTVIDTTRRSATIEYKTSGNQTLFSPKAPILNQIAGAPKAFYTNYWEFGDGTYSKENNPIKVYKNTGDYEVRLWATNNYDTGKPPTTRPKKIRIDSADDTFQEQASMEEAIDLQRNREPMPEEEIVIILKYKNTKDYTTNGQLYLFYNETIYNDNNFQLTDTRTHHGETKIENDNLVYISKPKNNAFYASAETQNLRAYLSPQDSTERQNLPLTLEDAKANYKNASTLSFNNMQPNEERNVFYTLKTTPEMLKDTSAIISVRGIYIPDENYDNHNVKDMEMEIVTSHDPNKMSSNATFLNYRLVRFKTPKFKIRFQNNGEGPANTIRLETDIPDMFDKTSITVLDMYPKVKICPKYQVTYSCLDTTYTEKQAIFTFKNIYLPGSEQKNVKVYDSTKGFVQYNIKFGKDFHKQKTKSRTAIIFDKNDPIITNYSTTRFLPGISIGAKAGYNSFSDLDNSKSYFVGATLSPYKSYKWYWQVELLNSFHSYDGQSNFTNTLIENTPVGFPYYERKTTSKNYNNVDWELPVLARYNINNYIGLGAGLQGMFSLSEKSETTATTAYFEDEAGTFEVPNLETTTTNSTETSSFTNFRTGFLVEATAGFARIGPSIGARYVFNFKENYNYMQLYAIWKF; from the coding sequence ATGAAAACTATAATCGCTATAATTTTTACCTTAAGTATTACAACACTCAGTTTTGGACAAGATACTGTAATAGACACAACAAGACGCTCCGCTACAATAGAGTATAAAACTAGTGGTAATCAAACATTATTCTCTCCAAAAGCACCTATATTAAATCAGATTGCAGGAGCACCAAAAGCATTTTATACCAATTATTGGGAATTTGGAGACGGGACTTACAGTAAAGAAAACAATCCAATAAAGGTTTATAAAAATACTGGCGATTACGAAGTGAGACTTTGGGCTACCAACAACTACGACACAGGGAAACCTCCAACAACAAGGCCAAAAAAAATAAGAATAGATTCTGCAGATGACACTTTTCAGGAACAAGCGTCTATGGAAGAAGCTATTGATTTACAACGTAACCGCGAACCGATGCCTGAAGAAGAAATAGTGATAATTCTTAAATATAAAAATACAAAAGACTATACTACCAATGGACAGTTGTATTTATTTTACAACGAAACTATTTATAACGATAACAACTTTCAACTAACAGACACCAGAACACATCATGGTGAGACTAAAATAGAAAATGACAATTTAGTTTACATCTCCAAACCTAAAAATAATGCATTTTACGCTTCCGCGGAAACTCAAAACTTGCGTGCTTATCTTAGTCCACAGGATTCAACCGAAAGACAAAACTTACCGCTAACGCTCGAAGACGCTAAAGCCAATTACAAAAACGCTAGTACACTAAGCTTTAACAACATGCAACCTAATGAAGAGCGTAATGTGTTTTATACTTTAAAAACAACCCCCGAAATGCTAAAAGATACTAGTGCTATCATTTCGGTTAGAGGAATATATATTCCAGATGAAAATTATGACAATCATAATGTAAAAGACATGGAGATGGAAATTGTCACCTCACATGATCCAAACAAAATGTCTTCAAATGCAACATTTTTAAACTATAGATTAGTTCGATTTAAAACACCTAAATTTAAAATTAGATTTCAAAATAATGGAGAAGGTCCAGCAAATACGATTAGGTTAGAAACGGACATTCCCGATATGTTTGACAAAACTTCCATTACCGTTTTAGACATGTATCCAAAAGTCAAAATCTGTCCTAAATATCAGGTTACATACAGTTGTTTAGATACCACTTATACAGAAAAACAAGCCATTTTTACATTCAAAAATATTTACCTTCCCGGAAGCGAGCAAAAAAACGTAAAAGTTTACGACTCCACTAAAGGATTTGTACAATACAACATTAAATTCGGAAAGGACTTTCATAAACAAAAGACAAAATCGCGTACTGCTATCATTTTTGACAAAAATGATCCGATTATAACAAACTACTCTACCACAAGGTTTTTACCAGGAATTTCGATTGGTGCAAAAGCAGGTTATAATTCGTTTTCAGATTTAGATAATTCTAAAAGTTATTTTGTTGGTGCTACACTATCCCCTTACAAATCTTACAAATGGTATTGGCAAGTGGAGCTTTTAAACAGTTTTCATAGTTATGACGGACAATCCAATTTTACCAATACTTTAATTGAAAATACACCAGTAGGTTTTCCGTATTACGAACGTAAAACCACTTCAAAAAACTACAACAACGTAGATTGGGAACTTCCTGTTTTAGCGAGATATAACATCAATAATTATATTGGTTTAGGTGCTGGACTACAAGGTATGTTTTCTCTTAGCGAAAAAAGTGAAACAACAGCAACAACCGCCTATTTTGAAGATGAAGCTGGTACATTTGAAGTTCCTAATTTAGAGACGACCACAACGAACAGTACGGAAACGTCTAGTTTTACAAACTTCAGAACGGGATTTTTAGTGGAAGCCACAGCTGGTTTTGCAAGAATTGGTCCTAGCATTGGCGCGCGTTACGTTTTTAATTTTAAAGAGAATTATAACTACATGCAATTGTACGCAATTTGGAAATTTTAA
- a CDS encoding porin family protein, translating to MKYLLIIFTVLFCAPMVIAQKDMDNKRVVDSLYREDQFYLGITYNLLSKKPSGVSQNEFSSGLHFGVIRDIPINKDRNKAIGVGLGLSFNAYNQNLLISEDNNVTTFSVLNSDDVEYSKNKFYTYIVEMPIQFRWRTSSASEYSFWRIYTGFKAGYVFSNGTKFLGNPSDVKLTNSDAFNKLQYGLTFSAGYNTWNFYLYYGLNDMFENAEISGEGLDMSAIKVGLMFYIL from the coding sequence ATGAAATATTTACTAATTATTTTTACCGTTTTATTTTGTGCACCAATGGTAATTGCACAAAAAGATATGGATAATAAAAGGGTTGTTGATTCTCTTTATAGAGAGGATCAGTTCTATTTGGGGATAACATATAACTTGCTAAGTAAAAAACCCAGTGGAGTCTCTCAAAATGAATTCTCAAGTGGTTTGCATTTTGGTGTTATACGTGATATACCAATTAACAAGGATAGAAATAAAGCTATCGGTGTTGGCTTAGGTTTGTCTTTTAACGCTTATAATCAAAACCTTTTAATTAGCGAGGATAACAATGTAACAACGTTTTCGGTGTTAAACTCCGATGATGTTGAGTATTCTAAGAACAAGTTTTATACTTATATAGTCGAAATGCCAATTCAGTTTAGATGGAGAACATCGTCGGCTTCCGAATATAGTTTTTGGAGAATTTATACGGGTTTTAAAGCTGGCTATGTATTCTCTAACGGTACAAAATTTTTGGGTAACCCTAGTGATGTTAAATTGACTAATAGTGATGCTTTTAATAAGTTGCAGTATGGCTTAACATTTAGTGCGGGGTATAATACTTGGAATTTCTATTTGTATTACGGTCTTAATGATATGTTTGAAAACGCCGAAATAAGTGGAGAAGGACTTGATATGAGTGCAATCAAAGTGGGTTTGATGTTTTATATATTATAA
- a CDS encoding ExbD/TolR family protein, whose translation MAKRSAPEVNAGSMADIAFLLLIFFLVTTTIEVDSGISSKLPPDVPPPEVKIKQKNIFTVELNKDNQMLVEEEIMKIKDLKAAALKFIDNGGGQNANGEKCDYCSGERNPESSDHPEKAIVSITHSRATDYNTFIVVYDQLVSAYSELRDRLAQKLYNRSFKEMELTYDDSKSPQFKSVKLKAKIDDIKAKYPRIISKAEPK comes from the coding sequence ATGGCAAAAAGATCAGCACCAGAAGTTAATGCAGGCTCTATGGCTGACATTGCCTTCTTATTATTAATATTCTTCTTAGTTACAACAACTATTGAAGTAGATTCGGGAATTAGTTCTAAATTACCACCAGATGTTCCACCACCAGAAGTTAAAATAAAACAGAAAAACATTTTTACTGTTGAGTTAAACAAGGATAACCAAATGTTGGTTGAGGAGGAAATAATGAAAATTAAAGACCTTAAAGCTGCAGCTTTGAAGTTTATTGATAACGGAGGTGGACAAAATGCTAATGGAGAAAAGTGTGATTACTGTAGTGGTGAAAGAAACCCTGAGTCGTCTGATCATCCAGAAAAAGCAATTGTTTCGATAACCCATTCAAGAGCTACGGATTATAATACTTTTATAGTGGTTTACGATCAGTTGGTAAGTGCTTATTCCGAATTAAGAGATCGTCTAGCCCAAAAGCTATACAATCGTTCTTTTAAAGAAATGGAGTTAACTTATGATGATTCAAAATCGCCTCAATTTAAAAGTGTAAAGTTAAAAGCTAAAATAGATGATATCAAGGCTAAGTATCCTAGAATTATCTCTAAGGCAGAACCAAAATAA
- a CDS encoding TatD family hydrolase, with the protein MIITDTHTHLYSDAFDEDRAEVMQRTLDAGVSRLFIPAIDSTYTASMLQLEKDYPKHVFLMMGLHPTHVKENYKEELEHVVKMLASHKFYAVGEIGIDLYWDKSTLAIQQDAFRQQIKLAKACKLPIVIHCREAFDEIFQILEEEKANDLHGIFHCFSGTLEQAHQAISYNMKLGIGGVATFKNGKIDQFLKAIDLKHIVLETDSPYLAPKPYRGKRNESSYILNVVEKLSEIYKVSEQKIADITTENSKAVFGI; encoded by the coding sequence ATGATAATTACAGACACACACACACATTTATATAGTGACGCTTTTGATGAGGACAGAGCAGAAGTGATGCAACGCACATTAGATGCCGGCGTTTCTAGATTGTTTATTCCCGCAATAGATAGCACGTATACAGCAAGTATGCTACAATTGGAAAAAGATTATCCTAAACATGTTTTTTTAATGATGGGTTTACATCCAACACATGTTAAGGAGAATTACAAAGAAGAATTAGAGCATGTCGTAAAAATGTTGGCTTCTCATAAGTTTTATGCGGTAGGAGAGATAGGTATCGATTTATATTGGGATAAAAGCACATTAGCAATACAACAGGACGCCTTTAGACAACAAATTAAATTAGCAAAAGCGTGTAAACTGCCCATAGTAATACACTGTCGGGAAGCTTTCGATGAGATTTTTCAAATTTTAGAAGAAGAGAAAGCAAACGATTTACATGGGATTTTTCATTGTTTTTCGGGTACTTTGGAACAGGCACACCAAGCCATCTCTTATAATATGAAACTTGGTATTGGTGGCGTTGCAACTTTTAAAAATGGAAAGATTGATCAGTTTTTAAAAGCAATAGATTTAAAACATATCGTTTTAGAAACAGATTCACCATATTTGGCACCTAAACCTTATAGAGGAAAGCGTAATGAAAGTAGCTATATTTTAAATGTTGTAGAAAAGTTGTCAGAGATTTACAAAGTGTCAGAACAGAAAATTGCCGACATTACAACAGAGAATTCAAAAGCGGTATTTGGGATTTAA
- a CDS encoding ExbD/TolR family protein translates to MSKFKKEGSKELPAISTASLPDIVFMLLFFFMVATVMRDSSLKINNNLPSAAETEKLGKKNLIMFIYAGKPSEQYKNMGEEPKIQLNDKFADLKEIQAFVAAERASKREAEIPQLIAALKVDKETNMGLISDIEQQLRKVGQLKINYTTKKGSGLK, encoded by the coding sequence ATGTCAAAATTTAAAAAAGAAGGCAGTAAAGAATTGCCGGCGATTTCTACAGCATCATTACCTGATATTGTATTCATGCTATTATTCTTTTTTATGGTAGCAACCGTAATGAGAGACAGCAGTTTGAAAATTAATAATAATTTACCTTCTGCAGCTGAAACTGAAAAGTTAGGTAAGAAAAACTTAATCATGTTTATATACGCTGGAAAGCCTAGTGAGCAATATAAAAACATGGGTGAAGAGCCTAAAATTCAGTTAAATGATAAGTTTGCTGATTTGAAGGAAATTCAAGCTTTTGTTGCGGCAGAACGTGCTTCCAAGCGTGAAGCTGAAATACCACAATTAATTGCAGCTCTTAAAGTTGATAAAGAAACAAATATGGGTCTTATATCAGATATCGAGCAACAATTACGTAAAGTAGGACAATTGAAAATTAATTATACTACTAAAAAAGGTAGTGGACTTAAATAA
- a CDS encoding MotA/TolQ/ExbB proton channel family protein, with the protein MKRFFSILAIACIMAFGTANATTNVAMTTATTVVLTQDDSNADAATAEGENLTFHQELKKRFIEGGPGFMGIVLLCLILGLAIAIERIIFLNLSTTNSKKLTQDVEDALQSGGLEAAKEVCRNTKGPVASIFYQGLDRAEGDLDDAEKAVVAYGGVQMGQLEKNVSWISLFIALAPMLGFMGTVIGMIQAFDKIEAAGDMQPSLVAGGIKVALLTTVFGLIVAIILQIFYNYIIAKIDSIVNDMEDSSINLMDILSKYKK; encoded by the coding sequence ATGAAAAGATTTTTTTCTATCCTAGCCATAGCGTGTATCATGGCATTCGGAACTGCAAATGCAACGACTAACGTAGCAATGACGACTGCAACTACTGTAGTACTTACACAAGACGATTCAAATGCTGATGCTGCAACTGCAGAGGGCGAGAACTTAACGTTTCACCAAGAACTTAAAAAACGTTTTATTGAAGGTGGACCAGGTTTTATGGGTATTGTATTATTATGTTTAATTCTAGGTTTAGCAATTGCTATTGAGAGAATTATCTTTTTAAACTTATCTACAACTAACTCTAAAAAGTTAACTCAAGATGTTGAAGATGCTCTTCAATCAGGTGGTTTAGAAGCTGCTAAAGAAGTTTGTCGTAACACAAAAGGACCAGTTGCCTCTATCTTTTACCAAGGTTTAGACAGAGCAGAAGGTGATTTAGACGATGCTGAAAAAGCTGTTGTAGCTTACGGTGGAGTGCAAATGGGACAATTAGAGAAAAACGTATCTTGGATTTCTTTATTTATCGCTTTAGCACCAATGTTAGGGTTCATGGGAACTGTAATTGGTATGATTCAAGCTTTCGATAAAATTGAAGCAGCAGGAGATATGCAACCATCATTAGTAGCAGGGGGTATTAAAGTAGCCTTATTAACTACTGTATTTGGACTTATTGTAGCAATTATATTACAAATTTTTTATAATTATATTATCGCTAAGATTGATAGTATTGTTAACGATATGGAAGATTCTTCTATTAACTTAATGGATATCTTATCTAAGTACAAGAAATAA
- a CDS encoding tetratricopeptide repeat protein, with product MEEQDYILFENYLSDNLSKEEHIAFESRLSSDPLFRKTFAVYKEFSENLEYEIGNESKTVDFKANLDNISLQYFNREGVKVEAVATKKPFKFYKYVVAASIALLMGFFVYNQFSGGVSYSDFNTHETVDFSVRSGEGNVGLLIKTTKAFNDKDYEKANTYLEELLVTDPENIEYNFYYAITNIELDNFAKAETILISIIKGSSAYNNRAKWYLALSKLKQDENEACIAILKTIPEDADDYGQALRLLNKLN from the coding sequence ATGGAAGAACAAGATTACATCCTTTTTGAAAACTATTTATCAGACAACTTAAGCAAAGAGGAACATATTGCTTTTGAGTCAAGATTAAGTTCTGATCCTTTATTCAGAAAAACATTTGCAGTCTACAAAGAGTTTTCTGAAAATTTGGAATACGAAATTGGAAATGAGAGTAAAACTGTTGATTTTAAGGCTAATTTAGATAATATATCACTTCAATATTTTAATAGAGAAGGCGTTAAGGTAGAAGCAGTAGCGACTAAGAAACCGTTTAAATTTTATAAGTATGTAGTAGCTGCAAGTATTGCATTATTGATGGGGTTTTTTGTTTATAATCAATTTTCTGGAGGCGTTAGTTATTCCGATTTTAATACACATGAAACTGTAGATTTTTCGGTGCGAAGCGGAGAAGGAAATGTTGGTTTGTTAATTAAAACAACTAAAGCTTTTAATGATAAAGACTATGAAAAAGCGAATACATATTTAGAAGAATTATTGGTTACTGATCCTGAGAATATTGAGTATAATTTTTATTATGCCATCACTAATATTGAGTTAGATAATTTCGCTAAAGCAGAAACTATTTTAATTTCAATTATAAAAGGAAGTTCTGCTTATAATAACAGAGCTAAATGGTATCTGGCATTAAGTAAGTTAAAACAAGATGAAAATGAAGCGTGTATTGCGATTTTAAAAACGATACCAGAAGATGCAGATGATTATGGTCAAGCCTTGCGATTATTAAATAAACTTAATTAA
- a CDS encoding RNA polymerase sigma factor: MSAKKIHEDQKYVDGLVANNSFIIQAIYDKFAPKVINYIKQNSGDVDSAQDIIQETIITIYNQGSQKKLQLTCPFDAYFFLLCKRKWLNYLKKNNKKEVTINEEVLSKDDDAQELSFETSVFEGKQVLFNEMFQKLGDACKDLLKATFKIKSMEEVAKSLNVSYAYARKKKSLCIGQLTKLVQESPTFNQLNH, translated from the coding sequence ATGAGTGCAAAAAAAATACACGAAGACCAGAAGTATGTTGATGGATTAGTGGCCAACAACTCCTTTATTATACAAGCTATATATGATAAGTTTGCACCTAAGGTGATTAATTATATAAAGCAGAATAGTGGTGATGTGGATAGTGCACAAGACATTATACAAGAAACGATTATAACAATTTATAATCAAGGGAGTCAAAAAAAGTTACAGTTAACGTGTCCTTTTGATGCTTACTTTTTTTTACTGTGTAAACGTAAGTGGTTAAACTATTTGAAAAAAAATAATAAAAAGGAGGTAACAATTAACGAAGAGGTGTTATCTAAGGATGACGACGCACAAGAATTGTCTTTTGAAACTTCTGTATTTGAAGGTAAACAAGTTTTGTTTAATGAGATGTTTCAAAAACTTGGTGATGCCTGCAAAGATTTACTGAAAGCTACATTTAAAATAAAATCGATGGAAGAAGTAGCCAAAAGTCTGAATGTGAGTTATGCTTACGCTAGAAAGAAAAAATCACTGTGTATTGGGCAATTAACCAAGTTAGTGCAAGAGTCGCCAACATTTAATCAACTTAATCATTAG
- a CDS encoding asparaginase, giving the protein MTKMIPNILLIYTGGTIGMIKDPETGTLRAFDFENLLDRIPELKLLECTIETYSFEVPIDSSNMNPEYWVQIAEVIETNYEAFDGFVVLHGSDTMSYTASALSFMLEHLAKPVIFTGSQLPIGDLRTDAKENLITSIQIASLQHYNKPVIKEVGLYFEYNLYRANRTTKINAEHFEAFASLNYPDLAESGVHLKVNHEILFKPNSRKKLTVHKKLDANIALVKLFPGITKQVLEAVFNTEGLKGVVLETYGAGNCSTEDWFLELLKKTVQKGIPIINVTQCSGGSVLMGQYETSEKLKRIGLISGKDITTEAALCKLMYLLGENISANLFKTIYETALRGEMS; this is encoded by the coding sequence ATGACTAAAATGATCCCGAATATACTCCTTATATATACAGGAGGAACTATAGGTATGATAAAGGACCCGGAAACCGGGACTTTACGTGCTTTTGACTTTGAAAACTTATTAGATCGTATTCCAGAGTTAAAACTGTTGGAGTGTACTATCGAAACGTATTCTTTTGAAGTGCCAATAGATTCTAGTAATATGAATCCAGAGTATTGGGTTCAGATAGCAGAAGTTATTGAGACTAATTATGAAGCGTTTGATGGGTTTGTTGTACTTCATGGAAGTGATACTATGAGTTATACAGCTTCTGCTTTAAGTTTTATGTTAGAACATTTAGCCAAACCTGTAATTTTTACAGGATCGCAATTGCCTATTGGAGATTTGCGTACAGATGCCAAAGAAAATTTAATTACTTCAATACAAATAGCATCTTTACAACATTATAATAAACCAGTTATAAAAGAAGTTGGTTTGTATTTTGAATATAATCTGTACAGAGCTAACCGTACAACAAAAATAAATGCTGAACATTTTGAGGCTTTTGCAAGTTTAAATTACCCAGATCTAGCAGAAAGTGGCGTGCATTTAAAGGTAAATCATGAGATTTTATTTAAACCTAACTCTAGAAAAAAACTTACAGTACATAAAAAATTGGATGCAAACATTGCTTTAGTTAAGTTGTTTCCTGGTATTACAAAACAAGTTTTAGAAGCTGTTTTTAATACAGAAGGATTAAAAGGTGTTGTTTTAGAAACTTATGGTGCGGGAAACTGTAGTACCGAAGATTGGTTTTTAGAATTACTAAAAAAGACGGTGCAAAAAGGGATTCCTATTATCAATGTGACACAATGTTCTGGTGGAAGTGTCTTAATGGGGCAGTATGAAACTAGCGAAAAATTGAAAAGAATAGGATTAATATCAGGAAAAGACATCACGACAGAGGCTGCTTTGTGTAAATTGATGTATTTATTAGGAGAAAATATTTCTGCTAACTTATTCAAAACCATATATGAAACGGCTTTAAGAGGAGAAATGTCTTAA